From Polaribacter butkevichii, a single genomic window includes:
- a CDS encoding carbohydrate kinase family protein yields the protein MSKIVCFGEVLWDVFPNHKKIGGAPLNVAVRLKSFNNDVAMISAIGNDVLGKKILKYINDLKINTEAVEVLEDFNTGEVAVTLNKKGAATYKIVHPKAWDKILFTAKSSEMVKQADAFVFGSLITRDAVSKNTLFQLLDYAKYAIFDVNLRAPFYAKELLLELMHKANFIKFNDDELYEISDFLGSPFHNLEQNIHFIAEKTKTAHICVTKGEHGAVLLYDHQLYYNSGYKIKVKDTIGSGDSFLASLISKLINGASPQKAIDFACAVGALVAEKEGANPIITEKEILDFSRV from the coding sequence ATGTCTAAAATTGTATGTTTTGGTGAAGTTTTATGGGATGTTTTTCCTAATCATAAAAAAATAGGAGGAGCCCCTTTAAATGTTGCCGTTCGTTTAAAATCTTTTAACAATGATGTTGCCATGATTAGCGCTATTGGTAATGATGTTTTAGGTAAAAAGATTTTAAAATACATCAATGATTTAAAAATAAATACAGAGGCTGTTGAAGTTTTAGAAGATTTTAATACAGGGGAAGTTGCCGTAACCTTAAACAAAAAAGGTGCAGCAACTTATAAAATTGTGCATCCGAAAGCTTGGGATAAAATTCTATTTACAGCAAAATCATCAGAAATGGTAAAACAAGCTGATGCTTTTGTTTTTGGAAGTTTAATAACTAGAGATGCTGTTTCTAAAAACACATTATTTCAACTTTTAGATTATGCAAAATATGCTATTTTTGATGTGAATTTAAGAGCACCTTTTTACGCAAAAGAGCTTTTATTAGAGTTGATGCATAAAGCAAACTTCATCAAATTTAACGATGACGAATTGTATGAGATAAGTGATTTTTTAGGCTCTCCGTTTCATAATTTAGAACAAAACATCCATTTTATAGCAGAAAAAACTAAAACAGCACATATATGTGTTACCAAAGGAGAACATGGTGCTGTTTTATTATATGATCATCAGTTGTATTATAACAGTGGTTATAAAATTAAAGTAAAAGATACTATTGGATCTGGAGATTCTTTTTTAGCATCATTAATAAGTAAATTAATAAATGGTGCATCACCACAAAAAGCAATTGATTTTGCTTGTGCAGTAGGAGCATTGGTTGCCGAAAAAGAAGGGGCAAATCCTATAATAACAGAAAAAGAAATTTTAGATTTTAGCAGAGTATAA
- a CDS encoding ATP-dependent zinc protease, which yields MKITIGRIDKADFPELILEDIDVKIDSGAYTSSIHCSNIEEITVNTEKFIRFTLLDPEHPFYNNKEFSTKKYASKLVKSSNGISEKRFMIETEIIMFNMNFPIHLTLSERKDMTFPVLLGRKFLNHKFLIDTTMKDLSYKLKNKI from the coding sequence ATGAAAATTACAATTGGCAGAATTGACAAAGCTGATTTCCCTGAATTAATTTTAGAAGATATTGATGTAAAAATTGATTCAGGCGCTTATACGTCATCAATTCATTGTTCAAACATTGAAGAAATCACTGTAAATACTGAAAAATTTATTAGATTTACATTATTAGATCCTGAACACCCTTTTTATAACAACAAAGAGTTTTCCACTAAAAAATATGCTTCTAAATTGGTTAAAAGCTCTAATGGTATTTCTGAAAAGAGATTTATGATTGAGACAGAGATCATTATGTTTAATATGAATTTTCCAATTCATTTAACATTAAGTGAACGTAAAGACATGACTTTTCCTGTATTATTGGGAAGAAAATTTTTAAATCATAAATTTTTAATAGATACAACTATGAAAGATTTATCATACAAATTAAAAAACAAAATATAA
- a CDS encoding NAD(P)/FAD-dependent oxidoreductase yields MVKEIQLRVNLIEERKENILLYKASKQLSLDKSEISAVKVLRKSIDARKKDIIFNYKVAVYINENIPEKSDYIFEYKDVSNAKEIHIIGFGPAGMYAALRCIELGYKPVVLERGKNVQDRRRDLKAINQDHFVNEDSNYCFGEGGAGTYSDGKLYTRSLKRGDVRRIFENLVYHGATEQILVDAHPHIGTNKLPKIIENIRENILKYGGEIHFETRVTDFTVKNNKLQAIQLKNGTEMAVNSVILATGHSARDIYELLHKKEIALKAKSFAMGVRVEHPQEIIDQIQYHCSGERDELLPAAAYSLVHQVNNRGVYSFCMCPGGFIVPAATANGEVVVNGMSPSRRNNRFANSGIVVELDIDKDFKKYEEFGALKGLEFQKDLEKIAFFAGGRTQTAPAQRLVDFVDGKLSTDLNDCSYQPGLKSAPLHSLLPKIIGSRLRKGFAAFGQKMHGYYTNEANVIGVESRTSSPVNIPRKENLEHTEIEGLFPCGEGGGYAGGIVSAAMDGERCAEAAIAKF; encoded by the coding sequence ATGGTAAAAGAAATTCAACTTCGAGTAAATTTAATAGAAGAACGTAAAGAAAACATTCTTTTATACAAAGCTTCTAAACAATTAAGCCTTGATAAAAGTGAAATTTCTGCCGTAAAAGTACTCCGTAAATCTATAGATGCTCGTAAAAAAGACATCATTTTTAATTATAAAGTTGCGGTTTATATCAATGAAAATATTCCAGAAAAGTCTGATTATATTTTTGAATACAAAGATGTTTCTAATGCCAAAGAAATACATATTATTGGTTTTGGTCCTGCAGGAATGTACGCTGCATTGCGTTGTATAGAATTAGGTTACAAACCTGTAGTTTTAGAACGCGGTAAAAACGTACAAGATAGAAGACGAGATTTAAAAGCGATTAATCAAGATCATTTTGTAAATGAAGATTCTAATTATTGTTTTGGAGAAGGTGGTGCAGGTACTTATTCTGATGGTAAACTCTACACGCGTTCTCTAAAACGTGGCGATGTTCGTAGAATTTTCGAAAACCTAGTGTATCACGGAGCTACAGAACAAATTTTGGTAGATGCGCATCCACATATCGGAACGAATAAATTACCTAAAATTATCGAAAACATTCGTGAGAACATTTTAAAATATGGAGGCGAAATTCATTTTGAGACTCGTGTTACAGATTTTACGGTAAAGAATAATAAATTACAAGCAATTCAATTAAAGAATGGAACTGAAATGGCTGTTAACTCGGTTATTTTGGCAACAGGTCATTCTGCAAGAGACATATACGAATTACTACATAAAAAAGAAATTGCATTAAAAGCAAAATCTTTTGCTATGGGTGTTCGTGTAGAACATCCACAAGAAATTATAGACCAGATTCAATATCATTGTTCGGGAGAAAGAGACGAACTTTTACCTGCTGCTGCTTATAGTTTGGTGCATCAAGTAAATAACAGAGGCGTATATTCTTTTTGTATGTGTCCTGGTGGATTTATTGTACCTGCGGCTACTGCCAATGGAGAAGTTGTTGTAAACGGAATGTCTCCTTCTCGAAGAAATAACCGTTTTGCAAATTCGGGAATTGTTGTTGAATTAGATATTGATAAAGATTTTAAAAAATACGAGGAATTTGGAGCGCTTAAAGGATTAGAGTTTCAGAAAGATCTAGAAAAAATAGCGTTTTTTGCTGGAGGAAGAACACAAACGGCTCCTGCACAGAGATTGGTAGATTTTGTAGACGGAAAATTATCTACAGATTTAAATGATTGTTCTTATCAACCCGGACTAAAATCGGCTCCTTTGCATTCTTTATTGCCTAAAATTATTGGTAGTAGATTGCGTAAAGGTTTTGCTGCATTCGGACAAAAAATGCATGGTTATTATACCAATGAAGCAAATGTTATTGGGGTAGAATCTAGAACTTCATCACCCGTAAACATCCCTAGAAAAGAAAATTTAGAACACACAGAAATAGAAGGACTGTTTCCTTGTGGTGAAGGTGGTGGTTATGCAGGCGGAATTGTTTCTGCTGCTATGGATGGAGAACGATGTGCAGAAGCGGCAATTGCAAAATTTTAA
- the rimK gene encoding 30S ribosomal protein S6--L-glutamate ligase — protein MRIVILSRNPKLYSTRRLVEAAEKRGHDVMVVDHLKCNIEIEKKAPKIFYKGEYLENIDAIIPRIGASVTFYGTAVIRQFEMMKVFSAVSSQALVKSRDKLSSLQILARAGVGLPKTVFTNYTKDVEHVVESVGGAPLILKLLEGTQGLGVVLAETKNAATSVLEAFNGLGARVIAQEFIKEAGGADIRAFVVDGKVIGAMKRQGKEGEFRSNLHRGGNATVIELTDEEEKTALKATKALGLGVAGVDMLQSSKGPLVLEVNSSPGLEGIEIATGKNIAKEIIRYLEIHVE, from the coding sequence ATGAGAATTGTAATTCTTTCTAGAAACCCCAAATTGTATTCAACTAGAAGATTGGTAGAAGCCGCTGAAAAAAGAGGTCATGACGTAATGGTGGTTGATCATTTAAAGTGTAATATCGAAATTGAAAAAAAAGCACCGAAAATATTTTATAAAGGAGAGTATTTAGAAAATATTGATGCTATTATACCTAGAATTGGAGCTTCTGTTACTTTTTATGGAACAGCTGTTATTCGTCAGTTTGAAATGATGAAAGTATTTTCTGCCGTTTCTTCTCAAGCTTTAGTAAAATCTAGAGATAAATTAAGCAGCTTGCAAATTTTAGCAAGAGCTGGTGTTGGTTTACCAAAAACCGTATTTACCAACTACACAAAAGATGTAGAACATGTGGTTGAATCTGTAGGAGGAGCACCATTAATTTTAAAATTATTAGAAGGCACACAAGGTTTAGGTGTTGTTTTAGCAGAAACCAAAAATGCAGCAACTTCTGTTTTAGAGGCTTTTAATGGTTTGGGTGCAAGAGTTATTGCACAAGAATTTATTAAAGAAGCTGGTGGTGCAGATATTAGAGCTTTTGTGGTAGACGGAAAAGTAATTGGTGCCATGAAACGCCAAGGTAAAGAAGGAGAATTCCGTTCTAACTTACATAGAGGTGGTAATGCAACTGTTATAGAATTAACAGATGAAGAAGAGAAAACAGCTTTAAAAGCAACAAAAGCCTTAGGTTTAGGGGTTGCTGGTGTAGATATGTTACAATCTTCTAAAGGTCCTTTAGTTTTAGAAGTAAATTCTTCTCCTGGTTTAGAAGGTATTGAAATCGCTACAGGTAAAAATATTGCCAAAGAAATCATTCGTTATTTAGAAATTCATGTCGAATAA
- a CDS encoding 3'-5' exonuclease has translation MNLNLTKPIVFFDLETTGVNIATDKIVEIAILKVFPNGNKESKTWLVNPEIKIPQESIDVHGITNEKVAAEPTFKELAPKINEMIADSDLAGFNSNRFDIPLLAEELMRAGIDFDMKNRKAIDVQVIFHKKEQRTLSAGYQFYCGKELEGAHGAEADTNATYEILLAQLDKYDDIENSVDALSAYSTHGERADFAGFILMNDKKQEIFSFGKYKGRTVEEVFKENPGYNNWMQNADFPLYTKKVLKEIKERMTAPKKKMSDAEKLQALQQKFNLR, from the coding sequence ATGAATTTAAATTTAACAAAACCAATCGTATTTTTCGATTTAGAAACAACAGGGGTAAATATTGCAACCGATAAAATTGTAGAAATAGCCATTTTAAAAGTGTTTCCAAACGGAAACAAAGAAAGTAAAACATGGTTGGTAAATCCAGAAATAAAAATTCCACAAGAATCTATAGATGTACACGGTATTACCAATGAAAAAGTAGCAGCAGAACCTACATTTAAAGAATTGGCTCCTAAGATTAATGAAATGATTGCAGATTCTGATTTGGCAGGTTTTAATTCTAACCGATTTGATATTCCTTTATTAGCAGAAGAATTAATGCGTGCAGGAATTGACTTTGATATGAAAAATAGAAAAGCAATTGATGTACAAGTTATTTTTCATAAAAAAGAACAAAGAACTTTAAGTGCGGGTTACCAATTTTATTGTGGTAAAGAATTAGAAGGAGCACATGGAGCAGAAGCAGATACCAATGCAACTTACGAAATTTTATTAGCACAATTAGATAAGTATGATGATATAGAAAATTCTGTGGATGCTTTAAGTGCATATTCTACACACGGAGAACGAGCAGATTTTGCTGGTTTTATTCTAATGAATGATAAAAAGCAAGAGATTTTTTCTTTCGGAAAATACAAAGGAAGAACGGTAGAAGAGGTGTTTAAAGAAAACCCAGGGTATAATAATTGGATGCAAAATGCAGATTTTCCTTTATACACTAAAAAGGTGTTAAAAGAAATTAAAGAAAGAATGACAGCACCAAAAAAGAAAATGTCTGACGCCGAAAAGTTACAAGCTTTGCAACAGAAGTTTAATTTAAGATAG
- a CDS encoding ABC transporter ATPase, whose translation MFTEYKNLPNNSRVWIYQADREFTENEINFISERAEDFINQWTRHGDDLKGSFTIKYNQFLVLAVDESFNNVSGCSIDSSVRFIKELENELKLDLMDKMNITFKDNDNINLVKLSDFQRFAKEQKVTAETIVFNNMVNTKADFENNWEIPAKESWHKCFLV comes from the coding sequence ATGTTTACAGAATATAAAAATTTACCAAATAATTCTCGCGTTTGGATTTACCAAGCAGATAGAGAGTTTACAGAGAATGAAATAAACTTTATTTCAGAAAGAGCAGAAGACTTTATTAACCAATGGACACGTCATGGAGACGATTTAAAAGGTTCTTTTACTATAAAATACAATCAGTTTTTAGTGCTGGCGGTAGATGAAAGTTTTAATAATGTTTCTGGTTGTTCTATTGATAGTTCTGTTCGTTTTATTAAAGAATTAGAAAACGAATTAAAATTAGACTTAATGGACAAAATGAACATTACGTTTAAAGATAATGACAATATTAACTTAGTAAAATTATCAGATTTTCAGAGGTTTGCCAAAGAACAAAAAGTAACTGCAGAAACAATTGTGTTTAACAATATGGTAAATACCAAGGCCGATTTTGAAAATAATTGGGAGATTCCTGCAAAAGAAAGCTGGCACAAATGCTTTTTGGTATAA
- a CDS encoding glycosyltransferase: MKSILMISLHGYVAANAELGKPDTGGQVVYVLELADRFSRLGKRVDLVTRQFEDQPEYDHVDDNFNVWRIPFGGKKFIRKEDMHDHLKKFVTNTLAAIKKENKKYDVVYSHYWDAGWAGQKIAEELGICHVHTPHSLGWWKQHSMGSDMDEKEMEKTYRFKERIRKEYFVYQMCNFVIATTLPQVDLLIQQYDVLSRNCSMIPPGIDENRFFPVPSKENDKIRLKYDIKPTDILALGRMAHNKGYDLLLHALPTVFELCPEARLVAAIGGDSQQDRDGIEKLKELAEELGLMDKIKWKNYIADEDLANVYRSASVFAMPSRYEPFGMVAIEAMACGTPSVITVHGGLCDLIDFGNQGLFADPHRPKEFGAMMAMPLLYPKLRNEMSVEGARFARRNFGWTGIAKRMLAIFSSSISQRTSESNIY; encoded by the coding sequence ATGAAATCAATATTAATGATCTCTTTACACGGATATGTGGCAGCAAATGCTGAATTAGGAAAACCAGATACAGGAGGTCAAGTAGTATATGTATTAGAATTAGCAGATAGATTTAGTCGATTAGGTAAACGTGTAGATTTGGTAACACGGCAGTTTGAAGATCAACCAGAATATGACCATGTAGATGATAATTTTAATGTGTGGAGAATTCCTTTTGGAGGTAAAAAGTTTATCAGAAAAGAGGATATGCACGATCATCTTAAAAAATTTGTAACCAATACGTTGGCAGCCATAAAAAAAGAAAATAAGAAATATGATGTGGTGTATTCTCATTATTGGGATGCAGGTTGGGCAGGACAAAAAATTGCAGAGGAATTAGGTATTTGTCATGTACATACGCCGCATTCTTTAGGTTGGTGGAAACAGCACTCTATGGGAAGTGATATGGATGAGAAAGAAATGGAGAAAACCTATCGATTTAAAGAGCGCATCAGAAAAGAATATTTTGTGTATCAGATGTGTAATTTTGTTATTGCAACAACACTTCCTCAAGTAGACTTATTAATACAGCAATATGATGTATTGTCTAGAAATTGTAGTATGATTCCTCCTGGAATTGATGAAAATAGATTTTTTCCTGTTCCTTCTAAAGAAAATGATAAAATCCGATTAAAATACGATATCAAACCAACTGATATTTTAGCGTTGGGTAGAATGGCGCATAATAAAGGCTATGATTTATTATTACATGCTTTACCTACTGTTTTTGAGTTGTGTCCGGAAGCGAGATTAGTAGCTGCTATTGGTGGAGATTCTCAGCAAGATAGAGATGGAATCGAAAAGTTAAAAGAATTGGCAGAAGAGTTAGGCTTGATGGATAAAATTAAGTGGAAAAATTATATAGCTGATGAAGATTTAGCAAATGTATATAGATCTGCAAGTGTTTTTGCAATGCCTTCTAGATACGAACCTTTTGGTATGGTTGCTATTGAAGCAATGGCTTGTGGTACACCAAGTGTAATTACTGTTCATGGTGGTTTGTGCGATTTAATTGACTTTGGTAATCAAGGTTTATTTGCAGATCCACACAGACCAAAAGAATTTGGTGCTATGATGGCAATGCCTCTTTTATATCCAAAATTAAGAAACGAAATGTCTGTAGAAGGAGCACGTTTTGCCCGTCGTAATTTTGGTTGGACAGGTATTGCAAAAAGAATGCTAGCTATTTTTTCTAGCTCTATTAGTCAAAGAACTTCTGAGTCTAATATTTATTAA
- a CDS encoding PPK2 family polyphosphate kinase — MLDKGKYKVKNNIQLADFNTKEVVEKADKKLKKIRKKLSKIQDTMYAEGKYSMLICLQGMDTSGKDSLIREVFKDVNARGVEVHSFKVPTELELKHDFLWRHYIALPAKGKIGVFNRTHYENVLVTRVHPEYVFGENLPTINTLEDINDDFFHNRMDRINAFEKHIVDSGTIVLKFFLNLSKEEQKSRLLRRLNLPAKNWKFSAGDLKERKLWDKYQFCYQDLLNRTSTENAPWFVIPADDKPTARFILADIVLEELEKYNFKEPSLPAKIQGQVAEFKKQLNNE, encoded by the coding sequence ATGCTAGACAAAGGTAAATACAAAGTAAAAAATAACATTCAACTTGCTGATTTTAATACAAAAGAAGTAGTTGAAAAGGCAGATAAAAAGCTTAAGAAAATAAGAAAAAAGCTAAGTAAAATTCAGGATACCATGTATGCAGAGGGCAAATATAGTATGCTAATTTGCTTGCAAGGAATGGATACTTCTGGTAAAGACAGCTTAATTAGAGAGGTTTTTAAAGATGTAAATGCACGTGGAGTAGAGGTTCATAGTTTTAAAGTGCCTACGGAGTTAGAATTAAAGCACGATTTTTTGTGGAGGCATTATATTGCGCTTCCGGCAAAAGGTAAAATTGGCGTTTTTAATAGAACACATTATGAAAATGTGTTGGTAACTAGAGTGCATCCTGAATATGTTTTTGGAGAAAATCTACCCACCATAAATACTTTAGAAGATATCAATGATGATTTTTTTCATAACAGAATGGATAGAATCAATGCTTTTGAAAAGCATATTGTTGATAGCGGAACCATTGTTTTAAAATTCTTTTTAAATTTATCTAAAGAAGAGCAAAAAAGTAGGTTGTTACGAAGATTGAATTTACCAGCTAAGAATTGGAAATTTTCTGCAGGCGATTTAAAAGAACGTAAACTTTGGGACAAGTATCAGTTTTGTTATCAAGATTTATTAAATAGAACTTCTACAGAAAATGCGCCTTGGTTTGTAATTCCTGCGGATGATAAACCAACAGCAAGATTTATTTTAGCAGATATTGTATTAGAAGAATTAGAAAAATATAATTTTAAAGAGCCTTCACTTCCTGCAAAAATACAGGGTCAGGTAGCCGAATTTAAAAAACAATTAAATAACGAATAA
- a CDS encoding succinylglutamate desuccinylase/aspartoacylase family protein yields the protein MSNKPFVLLGKVIPLGKRTVLDLEVAKLHTRTTVKVPIIIERSQNPGPVVLLLAGIHGDETNGVGIIREIINLKINKPKNGTIICIPVFNIFGYLIQTREFPDGRDLNRMFPGSASGSLASQFAYQFTKEIAPIVDYVIDFHTGGGDRDNIAQIRCSEEDEKALELAKVFNPPMIVFSENIKKSLRDTLHKMGKTVLLFEGGKTKELNPTIINEGVNGTKNVLIRLGLIEGEITVRATPIFVHKAKWIRALDSGMFKIRVANGSFVKKKEVLGVIQDPFGEFKKKVYAPFDCHIFCINKTPIVNKGDALFHVSIEE from the coding sequence ATGTCGAATAAACCATTTGTTCTTTTAGGAAAAGTAATTCCTTTAGGAAAACGCACCGTTTTAGATTTAGAAGTAGCAAAATTACACACAAGAACTACTGTAAAGGTTCCTATAATTATAGAGCGTTCCCAAAATCCGGGACCCGTGGTTTTATTACTAGCGGGTATTCATGGTGATGAAACAAATGGTGTTGGAATTATTAGAGAAATCATCAATTTAAAGATTAACAAGCCCAAAAACGGAACCATTATTTGTATTCCTGTTTTTAATATTTTTGGCTATTTAATTCAGACTCGAGAATTTCCTGACGGACGAGATTTAAATAGAATGTTTCCTGGGTCTGCAAGTGGTTCTCTAGCCAGCCAATTTGCCTATCAATTTACAAAAGAAATTGCCCCGATTGTAGATTATGTTATTGATTTTCATACCGGAGGAGGAGATCGTGATAATATTGCACAGATAAGATGTAGTGAAGAAGATGAAAAAGCTTTAGAATTGGCCAAGGTTTTTAACCCGCCAATGATTGTTTTTTCTGAAAACATTAAAAAATCGTTAAGAGATACGTTACATAAAATGGGTAAAACGGTTTTACTTTTTGAAGGAGGAAAAACGAAAGAACTAAACCCTACTATTATTAACGAAGGTGTAAACGGAACTAAAAACGTATTAATTCGTTTAGGTTTAATCGAAGGAGAAATCACCGTTAGGGCAACACCAATATTTGTACATAAAGCAAAATGGATAAGAGCTTTAGATTCTGGAATGTTTAAAATTAGAGTTGCAAACGGAAGTTTTGTAAAAAAGAAAGAAGTTTTAGGCGTTATTCAAGACCCTTTTGGTGAATTTAAAAAGAAAGTTTATGCTCCTTTTGATTGTCATATTTTCTGTATCAATAAAACACCTATTGTAAATAAAGGAGATGCTTTATTTCATGTGAGCATAGAAGAATAA
- a CDS encoding M28 family peptidase yields the protein MLSKFLPSIVINKIIRKTTLFFLFITLSISAQTDQKIYDIINTISADRIKADIKTLTEFGTRNTFSDTISTTRGIGAARRWIKSEFDAISNNCNNCISTFYQKDFVTKEGNRRVPHDAWIVNVVAIQKGTKYPNNYIIMSGDIDSRASDTMDFTTDAPGANDNASGMAGTIEAARVLSKYQFESSIVYVGLSGEEQGLFGGAGLAKYAKEKGWDIIGVLNNDMIGNIKGVDGVIDNRSFRIFSEPVPANETEKQRNMRRFYGGEVDGISRQLARYIHKNVKTYMPEMNPMMIYRLDRFGRGGHHRPFNDLGFAGIRIMEAHENYTQQHQNIRTENGIKYGDTFEHVNFEYAKKLTAVNAITMANLAWAPEAPKEVAIGGIVQASVKLKWNKVDGAKGYKIYWRDTTSPTWDNSRYIETNEFTLDGIVIDNFFFGIAAIGENGHESVVVFPNKILR from the coding sequence ATGTTATCCAAATTTCTTCCTAGTATTGTAATAAATAAAATTATAAGAAAAACTACGCTCTTTTTTTTATTTATTACCCTGTCAATTTCCGCCCAAACGGATCAAAAAATTTACGATATTATAAATACTATTTCTGCGGATAGAATTAAAGCGGATATAAAAACATTAACCGAGTTTGGCACAAGAAATACGTTTTCTGATACAATTTCTACAACTCGAGGAATTGGAGCAGCAAGACGTTGGATAAAATCTGAATTTGATGCAATTTCCAATAACTGCAACAACTGTATAAGTACTTTTTATCAAAAGGATTTTGTTACTAAAGAGGGCAATAGAAGAGTTCCTCATGATGCTTGGATAGTAAATGTTGTAGCGATTCAAAAAGGAACAAAATACCCAAATAACTATATTATTATGAGTGGAGATATTGATTCTCGTGCAAGTGATACAATGGATTTTACAACAGACGCTCCTGGTGCAAATGACAATGCTTCTGGAATGGCAGGTACTATAGAAGCTGCAAGAGTGTTAAGTAAATATCAATTTGAAAGCAGTATTGTTTATGTTGGTCTTTCTGGCGAAGAACAAGGTTTATTTGGTGGAGCAGGTTTGGCAAAATATGCAAAAGAAAAAGGTTGGGATATTATTGGCGTTTTAAACAATGATATGATTGGAAATATAAAAGGGGTAGATGGTGTAATTGACAATCGTAGTTTTAGAATTTTCTCGGAACCTGTGCCTGCAAATGAAACTGAAAAACAGCGTAACATGCGTAGATTTTATGGTGGTGAAGTAGATGGAATTTCTAGACAATTAGCAAGATATATTCACAAAAATGTAAAAACATATATGCCAGAAATGAATCCGATGATGATTTATAGATTGGATAGATTTGGACGTGGAGGACATCACAGACCTTTTAATGACTTAGGCTTTGCAGGAATTAGAATTATGGAAGCCCACGAAAACTACACCCAACAACATCAAAATATTAGAACCGAAAACGGTATAAAATACGGGGATACTTTTGAGCATGTAAATTTTGAGTATGCAAAAAAATTGACTGCAGTAAACGCCATTACAATGGCCAATTTAGCATGGGCTCCAGAAGCGCCAAAAGAAGTAGCTATTGGAGGAATTGTACAAGCTTCTGTAAAGTTAAAATGGAACAAAGTTGATGGCGCTAAAGGATATAAAATTTACTGGAGAGACACAACTTCTCCCACTTGGGATAATTCTAGATATATAGAAACCAACGAGTTTACTTTAGATGGAATTGTGATAGATAATTTCTTTTTTGGTATTGCTGCTATTGGAGAGAATGGACACGAAAGTGTAGTTGTTTTCCCTAATAAAATTTTAAGATAA